The Rhodopirellula halodulae genome includes the window GGACATCGACGAACAATTTGTCGCGGTGGCTGATTTCCATGATCGATGCCCCCGCACCGGGGTAGCACAGCATTTCGTCCTGGATTTCACGCAGGACCGACACTGGCATCGTCGCGGGGCCGGCCGAGAAATTGAACACGCGGTCGGGGTGGCCTGCGGCGGAATCGGTGGTGGATTGGTTTTGCACACCTTGGGCTGATGCGGTCATTCGAGGCGGCTCGGTCGCGTGGGTGATGAATGGGGGATGTGAGATCGGCGGTGAAAAAGCCACCGACCTCGAGTTTTCGCGAATTCTAAACGTCGTCGAGCAGATGCGGAAGGCAACCCGTTCCACGGTTTTGGATCGCTTTTTCCGCGGTCCTAGGTCTTTTGCAAGGACACCGAACGGGTTTGGTACCAGTTGTGAGGAATAGGGAATCGCGAACGATTCGCGAGGTAACACTTGCGGCTGCCATTTTTGATCGGCCCGATTAAGCTTGAGAGCGGTACACGCTTGCATCTTTTCCTTCGAGCCAACCCTCCATGCTTCCGCTTTCCGCACAAATTCGACGGGCCTTGAGCGAATCGTCGACGCTGGCGAGCCTGACTTGGTGCTTGGTTGTTCTGTCGGTCTTTTTTGGGCCGCTGGACATCTCATCCGATGCCGAAACGATGACGGTGGGTTTGGACGGGCAAGTCGCCTGCAAGCTATTGGTCGCCGGGATGGCAGCAATGGTGGGAGCCTATGGATTTCTGACGTCTCCCAGCGTTCGGCAAACCCTGACCACTCTGCCGCCGCTGGTGGTGATGTCGATTTTGGCTTTGGCGGGGCTCGCAACGCCGATTGCGATCAGTTCGGCTTCGTTGCCGACGACTCTGATCAACATCACGTTTGTGGTGTTCATGGTGGTTGCCTTGTTCTTGCTGGGGCTGCGAGGTTTGGTCACTGCGGTTTTGGCCGGTGTCACCGTGACCATGTGTCTTGCGTTGTTCTTCTATTTCTTTGTTCCGAAGTACGGATTGTTCCCCGAATTGCTTGCGGATGGCTTGGTGGTCAATCGGATGTCGGGGACGGCTCACCCCAACGCCGTTGGTCGAGCGATGGTGTTGGGAGGGATCTCGACATTGTATTTGTTCCGCGCTGGGACGCTGCGGCTGAACGTCGCGCTGCCGTTGTTTGTGTGCTTTGGTTTTGCCGCGTATTTGGCGTGGAGTCGCACCGCGTTGTTGGCAGGAACCTTTGGTATGGCGATCTTGTTCCTCGATCAATTGACGACTCGCGCCGGGGTCGCGGCGGCCGCCGCTTTGGCTTTGGTCGGTGTGATGGGACTTGCTTCGGTTTACGTCAGTGGGCAAGAAGACCATGTTGTTGGGAAGGTTCTGGCGAAAGTTTCCAAGTCGGGTGACGCCGAGGAAATCACCAGTGGCACGGGACGGTCGGAGATTTGGGCCAAAGCGATCAGTTTGATTTCGGACAGGCCATTGATTGGCCACGGCTTCAACGCCGCACCGATCCTGATGCTGGAGTATTCGCAAGCGACCCACAATGCTGTGCTGCACGCGACCTTGGCAGGAGGCTTGTTGGCGGGTGTGTTGATGTTGGGGCTGCTGTTTTGGAATGTGTTTTTGGTCTTCGGAAGTGAACACTTGCTGATCCGTGCCTTCTCGGCATTTACCGTGCTTTCATGCTTGACCGAGGACACCATTTTGGAAACCTTTCCCGGGCCCTGCACCATCGTGTGGCTGTTGTGCATTTTCTACCCGGTGATGGTGGA containing:
- a CDS encoding O-antigen ligase family protein is translated as MLPLSAQIRRALSESSTLASLTWCLVVLSVFFGPLDISSDAETMTVGLDGQVACKLLVAGMAAMVGAYGFLTSPSVRQTLTTLPPLVVMSILALAGLATPIAISSASLPTTLINITFVVFMVVALFLLGLRGLVTAVLAGVTVTMCLALFFYFFVPKYGLFPELLADGLVVNRMSGTAHPNAVGRAMVLGGISTLYLFRAGTLRLNVALPLFVCFGFAAYLAWSRTALLAGTFGMAILFLDQLTTRAGVAAAAALALVGVMGLASVYVSGQEDHVVGKVLAKVSKSGDAEEITSGTGRSEIWAKAISLISDRPLIGHGFNAAPILMLEYSQATHNAVLHATLAGGLLAGVLMLGLLFWNVFLVFGSEHLLIRAFSAFTVLSCLTEDTILETFPGPCTIVWLLCIFYPVMVDARQVDAIEARKSLQSDRFPDNVGEAQNPGLA